One segment of Streptomyces sp. NBC_00576 DNA contains the following:
- a CDS encoding CBS domain-containing protein, whose protein sequence is MTTAGEIMHRGAQWIPAHQTLDRAAQMMRELNVGALPISDENERLCGILTDRDIVVGCVAMGHDPTKVTAGEMAQGTPRWIEASADVSEVLEEMKDHQIRRLPVIDNKRLVGMISEADLARHLTDDQIAAWAESVYASTTMR, encoded by the coding sequence ATGACCACCGCCGGAGAAATCATGCATCGCGGCGCCCAGTGGATCCCCGCCCATCAGACCCTCGATCGGGCCGCTCAGATGATGCGCGAGCTCAACGTGGGCGCCCTGCCCATCAGCGACGAGAACGAACGCCTGTGCGGCATCCTCACGGACCGTGACATCGTCGTCGGATGTGTGGCCATGGGCCACGACCCGACCAAGGTCACCGCGGGCGAGATGGCCCAGGGCACGCCGCGCTGGATCGAGGCGAGCGCCGACGTCAGCGAAGTGCTCGAGGAGATGAAGGACCACCAGATCCGCCGGCTTCCGGTGATCGACAACAAGCGTCTGGTCGGCATGATCAGCGAGGCCGATCTGGCCCGGCACCTCACGGACGACCAGATCGCGGCCTGGGCCGAGAGCGTCTACGCCAGCACCACGATGCGTTGA
- a CDS encoding magnesium and cobalt transport protein CorA — protein MSMAGNLRKVTSLGRVGGLRRVARLARRSPRVDLSHHARSPLGSAVVNCVAYENGARIPAGRDLVDAVQRVRKSDEGFVWLGLHEPTDQEFAGIAQLFDLHPLAVEDAVDAHQRPKLERYGETLFAVFKTVCYVEHTELTATSEVVNTGEIMVFLGREFVITVRHGRHGSLGPLREGLEADPQQLAKGPAAVLHAIADHVVDDYLHVTDAVQADIDQVETDVFATNGARADPGRIYQLKRELLELKRAVAPLNRPLQELATRPIGVIDPEIQAYFRDVSDHQLRATEQIAAFDELLNSILQAHLAQVTVAQNEDMRRITAWAAVIAVPTMVCGVYGMNFDHMPELRWQFGYPLVIGLISVICLTLYRSFRRNGWL, from the coding sequence ATGTCCATGGCAGGGAATCTGCGCAAGGTCACGAGCCTCGGCAGGGTCGGCGGCCTCCGCAGAGTGGCACGGCTGGCACGGCGGAGCCCGCGTGTCGACCTGAGTCACCACGCCCGGTCGCCGCTGGGCTCCGCGGTCGTGAACTGCGTTGCCTACGAGAACGGCGCCAGGATCCCGGCCGGCCGGGATCTGGTCGATGCCGTGCAGCGGGTCCGCAAGAGCGACGAGGGCTTCGTCTGGCTCGGTCTCCACGAGCCGACGGACCAGGAGTTCGCGGGCATCGCCCAACTCTTCGACCTGCACCCGCTCGCGGTCGAGGACGCGGTCGACGCCCATCAGCGCCCGAAGCTGGAACGGTACGGCGAAACCCTGTTCGCGGTGTTCAAGACGGTCTGCTACGTCGAGCACACCGAACTGACCGCGACGAGCGAGGTGGTGAACACCGGCGAGATCATGGTCTTCCTCGGCCGGGAGTTCGTGATCACGGTACGACACGGACGGCACGGCTCACTGGGCCCGCTGCGGGAGGGTCTCGAAGCCGACCCGCAGCAGCTCGCCAAGGGCCCGGCAGCCGTGCTGCACGCGATCGCGGACCACGTGGTCGACGACTACCTGCACGTCACGGATGCCGTACAGGCAGACATCGACCAGGTCGAGACGGATGTGTTCGCAACGAACGGCGCGCGGGCCGACCCCGGCCGGATCTACCAGCTCAAGCGGGAACTCCTGGAGCTGAAGCGGGCCGTGGCTCCGCTGAACCGGCCGCTGCAGGAACTGGCGACGCGGCCGATAGGGGTGATCGACCCGGAGATACAGGCCTACTTCCGGGACGTCTCCGACCATCAGCTGCGGGCCACGGAGCAGATCGCGGCGTTCGACGAGCTGCTCAACTCGATTCTGCAGGCGCACCTCGCGCAGGTCACGGTCGCGCAGAACGAGGACATGCGCCGGATCACGGCGTGGGCGGCGGTGATCGCCGTACCGACGATGGTCTGTGGTGTCTACGGCATGAATTTCGATCACATGCCGGAGCTGCGTTGGCAGTTCGGCTATCCGTTGGTCATCGGGCTCATATCCGTCATCTGTCTGACGCTGTACCGGAGCTTCCGCCGCAACGGCTGGCTCTGA
- a CDS encoding methyltransferase domain-containing protein, whose protein sequence is MTRTDGYLLDNRQTEAGQRFDAFAALFDPTTFRHLEGFGVGPGWRCWEVGVGGTSVVSWLAKKVGPTGKVVATDLDTSWVASAARPPVEVRVHDVGVAEPPGEGFDLVHARLVLVHVPDRERALRSMIKSLRPGGRLLVEDADPALQPLLCPDEHGLEQQLANRLRHSFRQLLADSGADLAYGRKLPRLLREAGLSNVQADAYFPVTSPACAALESATIRQIRERLVAGGHATDQDIDRHLANVAAGGMDLATAPMISAWGRKG, encoded by the coding sequence ATGACGCGAACCGACGGGTATCTCCTCGACAACCGGCAGACCGAGGCGGGACAACGCTTCGACGCCTTCGCCGCCCTCTTCGATCCCACGACCTTCCGGCACCTCGAAGGGTTCGGTGTCGGACCCGGCTGGCGCTGCTGGGAGGTCGGCGTCGGGGGGACCTCGGTGGTCTCCTGGCTGGCCAAGAAGGTCGGCCCGACCGGAAAGGTCGTCGCGACCGACCTCGACACCTCGTGGGTCGCCTCGGCAGCCCGCCCGCCGGTCGAGGTACGCGTCCACGATGTCGGCGTCGCCGAGCCGCCGGGGGAGGGGTTCGACCTCGTGCATGCCCGGCTCGTCCTCGTCCATGTGCCGGACCGGGAACGGGCGTTGCGCTCGATGATCAAGTCGCTGCGTCCCGGCGGACGGCTCCTGGTCGAGGACGCCGATCCCGCTCTGCAACCCCTGCTCTGCCCAGACGAGCACGGCCTCGAGCAGCAACTCGCCAACCGGCTGCGGCACAGCTTCCGCCAGCTGCTCGCGGACAGCGGCGCCGATCTGGCGTACGGCCGCAAACTCCCGCGGCTGCTGCGCGAGGCCGGTCTGAGCAACGTACAGGCCGACGCGTACTTCCCCGTCACCTCGCCTGCCTGCGCCGCGCTGGAGTCCGCGACGATCCGTCAGATCCGGGAGCGGCTCGTCGCCGGAGGCCACGCCACGGACCAGGACATCGACCGCCACCTCGCCAACGTAGCCGCAGGCGGGATGGACCTGGCCACGGCACCGATGATCTCGGCGTGGGGACGCAAGGGGTAG